A window from Streptomyces subrutilus encodes these proteins:
- a CDS encoding glycosyltransferase 87 family protein codes for MTDLLADGQVAPSRCRFLFRPPRQGVPVKPQRNRPSARAVGYAFLVGGFGMFGLVSLVFAMGAEAVDLQVYRAGSEALLDGRELYDVPVWEDFAFTYPPFAALFFAPLTLVSAGTATVLVVLANTALMVFIVAQSCRSLGTMETRLFISVVIAVTGASFALESVHSTFIDGQINLLLVALVLADLTGRTDHPARGFGVGLAVALKLTPLIFVAYLIVTRKYRQAAVASACAGGTVIVSFLLTPTAAADYWIRGMFADLGRIFVDPASRHNQSLRGLLLKNGVPEDTALWLWLVIAAAVGVAALTLAAHTARRGEHVLAISLCGLCAAAVSPWSWGHHWVWLVPFGVFLTWVAAQPRRRTLWLPAAVLLASTLPVLLALADPMEDGAVPVLTDGPLAFVLANLYVLTFLTILVTTAVDLRGSRVRSVRGAERPRETGKPVRFRSAVNRRE; via the coding sequence GTGACCGACCTGCTGGCCGACGGACAAGTCGCTCCTTCTCGCTGCCGCTTTCTGTTCCGACCACCACGCCAAGGGGTGCCTGTGAAGCCGCAACGCAACCGGCCGAGCGCTCGGGCCGTCGGCTACGCGTTCCTCGTCGGTGGATTCGGCATGTTCGGGCTGGTGAGCCTGGTGTTCGCGATGGGCGCCGAGGCGGTCGACCTCCAGGTCTACCGAGCGGGCAGCGAGGCGCTGCTGGACGGTCGGGAGCTCTACGACGTGCCTGTCTGGGAGGACTTCGCCTTCACCTATCCGCCCTTCGCGGCCCTGTTCTTCGCCCCGCTCACCCTGGTGAGCGCGGGAACCGCCACAGTCTTGGTGGTGCTGGCGAACACCGCGTTGATGGTGTTCATCGTGGCGCAGTCGTGCCGGTCGCTCGGCACGATGGAAACCCGCCTCTTCATCTCCGTGGTGATCGCGGTCACTGGTGCGTCCTTCGCACTCGAATCGGTGCACAGCACCTTCATCGACGGCCAGATCAACCTGCTGCTGGTCGCCTTGGTGCTGGCCGATCTGACCGGACGCACGGACCACCCCGCCCGAGGCTTCGGAGTCGGGCTCGCGGTGGCCTTGAAGCTCACCCCTCTCATCTTCGTGGCCTATCTGATCGTGACCCGGAAATACCGGCAGGCCGCAGTGGCGTCGGCGTGCGCAGGAGGGACCGTGATCGTCAGTTTCCTCCTCACCCCCACCGCTGCGGCCGACTACTGGATACGGGGGATGTTCGCCGACCTCGGCCGGATCTTCGTCGATCCGGCGTCCCGGCACAACCAGTCGCTGCGGGGGCTTCTGCTCAAGAACGGCGTACCCGAGGACACCGCTCTGTGGCTGTGGCTGGTGATCGCCGCCGCTGTCGGCGTTGCGGCGCTGACGCTTGCCGCGCATACGGCGCGGCGCGGCGAGCACGTGCTGGCCATCTCGCTGTGCGGACTCTGCGCGGCCGCGGTCTCGCCCTGGTCGTGGGGGCACCACTGGGTCTGGCTCGTGCCGTTCGGAGTGTTCCTGACGTGGGTGGCGGCCCAGCCGCGCCGTCGCACGCTGTGGCTTCCGGCCGCCGTACTCCTCGCGAGCACCCTCCCGGTGCTGCTGGCCCTGGCCGATCCGATGGAGGACGGTGCGGTACCCGTCCTGACCGACGGACCGCTCGCATTCGTACTGGCCAATCTCTACGTGCTCACCTTCCTCACCATTCTGGTCACCACCGCCGTGGACCTTCGCGGCTCACGCGTGCGATCGGTCCGCGGGGCCGAGCGACCGCGTGAGACGGGCAAGCCGGTGCGCTTCAGAAGCGCCGTGAACAGGCGTGAATAG